In the genome of Streptomyces sp. NBC_00190, one region contains:
- a CDS encoding TetR/AcrR family transcriptional regulator, protein MSPQEPREPAVRAPDPRTARTKARLRESLLAECADKPLAEVSVSAVVRGAQVGRATFYLHYEDLTALAVDACADVVHAAVDALHTWQTGPGSLPPARPPAALAAFLTAAADRAPLYRTLLLPGGGGPLGDRLHRELRARAHAERTAAGAPHSDLVASAVAATFTGVLADWLHGAVPADPAGLADQLWRLLLALHQAA, encoded by the coding sequence GTGAGCCCTCAGGAGCCGCGCGAGCCCGCCGTGCGCGCGCCGGACCCGCGCACGGCGAGGACGAAGGCGCGGCTGCGCGAGAGCCTGCTCGCCGAGTGCGCGGACAAGCCGCTCGCCGAGGTCAGCGTCTCGGCCGTGGTCCGCGGGGCGCAGGTCGGCCGCGCCACGTTCTACCTCCATTACGAGGACCTCACCGCGCTCGCCGTGGACGCCTGCGCGGATGTGGTGCACGCGGCGGTCGACGCCCTGCACACCTGGCAGACGGGCCCCGGATCGCTTCCCCCGGCGCGGCCGCCCGCCGCGCTGGCCGCGTTCCTGACGGCCGCGGCGGACCGGGCGCCGCTCTACCGCACGCTGCTCCTCCCGGGCGGCGGCGGACCGCTCGGCGACCGCCTCCACCGGGAGCTGCGCGCCCGCGCGCACGCCGAGCGCACGGCGGCGGGCGCCCCGCACTCCGATCTCGTCGCGTCGGCGGTGGCCGCCACCTTCACCGGCGTCCTGGCGGACTGGCTGCACGGTGCCGTCCCGGCGGATCCGGCCGGACTGGCGGACCAGCTGTGGCGGCTGCTCCTGGCCCTCCACCAGGCCGCTTAG
- a CDS encoding DUF1304 domain-containing protein: MHTVAQILTGLVAALHVYFLVLEMFLWQRPPGRALHGFDAETARLTAPLAANQGLYNGFLAAGLVWALVIDSLATQVFFLVCVIVAGVYGAATANRRILIVQALPAALALGAALAA, encoded by the coding sequence ATGCACACGGTCGCTCAGATATTGACCGGCCTCGTGGCCGCGCTGCACGTGTACTTCCTGGTCCTGGAGATGTTCCTGTGGCAGCGGCCGCCGGGGCGCGCGCTACACGGCTTCGACGCGGAAACCGCCCGGCTCACCGCACCGCTCGCCGCCAATCAGGGCCTCTACAACGGCTTCCTCGCCGCCGGGCTGGTCTGGGCGCTCGTCATCGACTCGCTGGCCACGCAGGTCTTCTTCCTCGTCTGCGTGATCGTCGCCGGGGTGTACGGGGCCGCGACCGCCAACCGCCGGATCCTCATCGTGCAGGCCCTGCCCGCGGCACTGGCCCTCGGCGCGGCACTGGCAGCGTGA
- a CDS encoding ferredoxin yields the protein MRIDIDTGVCIGAGQCALTAPGVFTQDDDGFSELLPGRADGARSALVREAARACPVSAISVRED from the coding sequence CACCGGCGTCTGCATCGGCGCGGGCCAGTGCGCGCTGACCGCGCCCGGGGTGTTCACCCAGGACGACGACGGCTTCAGCGAGCTGCTCCCGGGCCGCGCGGACGGCGCCAGGAGCGCGCTGGTCCGGGAGGCCGCTCGGGCCTGCCCGGTCTCGGCCATCTCCGTCCGCGAGGACTGA
- a CDS encoding cold-shock protein codes for MATGIVKWFNSEKGFGFIQQDDGGPDVFVHFSAIETTGFKSLEENARVEYNVTQGPKGPQAERVVPLR; via the coding sequence ATGGCAACAGGCATCGTGAAGTGGTTCAACTCGGAGAAGGGATTCGGGTTCATCCAGCAGGACGACGGCGGCCCGGACGTGTTCGTGCACTTCTCCGCCATCGAGACCACCGGCTTCAAGTCCCTGGAAGAGAACGCGAGGGTCGAGTACAACGTCACCCAGGGCCCCAAGGGCCCCCAGGCCGAGCGGGTGGTTCCCCTCCGGTAG